In the Dama dama isolate Ldn47 chromosome 13, ASM3311817v1, whole genome shotgun sequence genome, one interval contains:
- the LOC133068434 gene encoding myeloid-associated differentiation marker-like, translating to MLIYSAVSSRHSSLGSYWVEVSLPNEKESHVKAKLGGRGFTIATTSHVISSPRLCSHPIGVYRLLQLFSTCAAFSLVASLGTGMGAVSHWSMFIWCFCFVITLITFIVQLGEYQPSLPFSGRSFLFTYACLAAVFCLSASIMYAITYIQFLPHGPFRDQATAATAFSCIACVLYALEGVFLWLLFLGETTFYFATIHGLFKLLETSVACIIFAFISSTYLHQHQPALVWCVAVYSVCFTLGAVAMLLKLVKFENRLYTFFPRFLLGQTVLSVLLYASALVLWPLYQFNEEFGGQPQRSSDASCSDELLSTLCIWDQKLTVAILTAINLLIYVADMAYWIHFIFIRY from the exons ATGTTAATTTATTCTGCAGTTTCTTCAAGACACTCATCTTTGGGGTCATACTGGGTTGAAGTCTCCCTTCCCAATGAGAAAGAGTCACATGTGAAGGCAAAACTGGGGGGGAGGGGATTCACAATAGCCACTACTTCCCACGTCATCTCGTCCCCACGGCTTTGCTCTCACCCCATAG GCGTCTACCGCCTGCTGCAGCTGTTCTCCACGTGCGCGGCTTTCTCACTGGTGGCCAGCTTGGGCACCGGAATGGGGGCCGTAAGTCACTGGTCCATGTTCATCTGGTGCTTCTGCTTTGTCATCACCCTCATCACCTTCATAGTCCAATTAGGCGAGTACCAGCCCAGTCTCCCCTTCTCTGGGAGGAGCTTTCTCTTCACCTATGCCTGCCTCGCCGCCGTTTTCTGCCTCTCAGCCTCCATCATGTACGCCATCACCTACATCCAGTTCTTGCCTCATGGCCCCTTCCGGGACCAGGCCACCGCTGCCACTGCATTCTCCTGCATCGCGTGTGTGCTTTATGCCTTGGAAGGGGTCTTTCTCTGGCTACTATTCCTGGGTGAGACCACTTTCTACTTTGCTACCATTCATGGCCTATTCAAGCTGCTGGAGACATCTGTGGCCTGCATCATCTTCGCCTTCATCAGCAGCACCTACCTGCACCAGCACCAGCCGGCCCTGGTGTGGTGCGTGGCCGTGTACTCCGTCTGCTTCACACTGGGGGCTGTGGCCATGCTGCTGAAGCTGGTCAAATTCGAGAACAGACTATACACCTTCTTCCCTCGTTTCCTGTTGGGGCAGACCGTGCTCTCTGTCCTCCTTTATGCCAGTGCCCTGGTCCTCTGGCCACTCTACCAGTTCAATGAGGAGTTCGGCGGGCAGCCCCAGCGGTCCAGTGATGCGAGCTGCAGTGATGAGCTTCTCTCCACACTGTGCATCTGGGACCAAAAACTGACTGTGGCCATCTTGACAGCCATTAACCTGCTGATTTATGTGGCAGACATGGCATACTGGATCCACTTTATTTTTATCAGGTACTGA